The following are from one region of the Poecilia reticulata strain Guanapo linkage group LG7, Guppy_female_1.0+MT, whole genome shotgun sequence genome:
- the pgd gene encoding 6-phosphogluconate dehydrogenase, decarboxylating: MAQADIALIGLAVMGQNLIMNMNDHGFVVCAYNRTVSKVHDFLQNEAKGSKVVGAESLEDMVSKLKKPRRIILLVKAGQAVDDFIDKLVPLLQAGDIIIDGGNSEYRDTTRRCKSLKEKGLLFVGSGVSGGEEGARYGPSLMPGGHKEAWPHIKDIFQSIAAKVGTGEPCCDWVGDEGAGHFVKMVHNGIEYGDMQLICEAYHLMKDVLGMDHDEMAKAFDSWNKTELDSFLIEITANILKYKDADGTHLLPKIRDSAGQKGTGKWTAISALEYGTPVTLIGEAVFARCLSSLKEERVQASRSLSGPQGVKFDGNKAAFLEDIRKALYASKIISYAQGFMLLRQAAKEFGWTLNYGSIALMWRGGCIIRSVFLGKIKEAFDRDADLQNLLLDNFFSNAVQDCQESWRRTVCAGVQHGIPMPCFTTALSFYDGYRHDMLPANLLQAQRDYFGAHTYELLSNPGQYIHTNWTGHGGNVSSSSYNA; the protein is encoded by the exons ATGGCTCA AGCAGACATTGCACTCATTGGGTTGGCCGTCATGGGCCAAAACCTcatcatgaacatgaacgaCCATGGCTTTGTG GTCTGCGCTTACAACAGAACCGTCTCCAAGGTGCACGACTTCCTGCAGAACGAGGCAAAGGGCTCGAAGGTGGTTGGAGCCGAGTCCCTGGAGGACATGGTGTCCAAGCTGAAGAAGCCCAGGAGGATCATCCTGCTGGTTAAGGCTGGACAGGCAGTGGATGACTTCATTGATAAACTG gttcCTCTGTTACAAGCCGGAGACATCATTATCGACGGAGGCAACTCCGAGTACAGAGACACGACT CGGCGGTGTAAGAGCCTGAAAGAGAAGGGCTTGCTGTTCGTTGGGAGCGGAGTCAGCGGTGGAGAGGAGGGAGCTCGCTATGGCCCCTCGCTCATGCCTGGGGGACATAAGGAGGCCTG gcCGCATATCAAAGACATCTTCCAGAGCATTGCTGCTAAGGTTGGGACAGGAGAGCCCTGCTGTGACTGG GTCGGAGACGAGGGCGCGGGTCACTTTGTGAAAATGGTCCACAACGGCATCGAGTACGGAGACATGCAGCTGATCTGCGAGGCCTACCACCTGATGAAGGACGTCCTGGGGATGGATCACGACGAGATGGCGAAG GCGTTCGACAGCTGGAACAAGACGGAGCTGGACTCCTTCCTGATCGAGATCACGGCCAACATCCTTAAATACAAGGACGCCGACGGGACGCACCTGTTGCCCAAGATCCGCGACAGCGCCGGACAGAAGGGCACGGGGAAATGGACGGCCATTTCAGCCCTGGAGTACGGCACACCCGTCACTTTAATCG GGGAGGCCGTCTTTGCCAGATGCCTCTCCTCTCTGAAGGAAGAGCGGGTCCAGGCCAGCCGCAGCCTCTCCGGCCCCCAGGGGGTCAAATTCGACGGCAACAAGGCCGCTTTCCTGGAGGACATTAGGAAG gCTCTCTACGCCTCCAAGATCATTTCCTACGCGCAGGGCTTCATGCTGCTGCGGCAGGCGGCCAAAGAGTTCGGCTGGACGCTCAACTACGGCTCCATCGCCCTGATGTGGCGAGGAGGCTGCATCATCCGAAG tgTTTTCCTCGGCAAAATCAAAGAGGCGTTTGACCGAGACGCTGACCTGCAGAACTTGTTGCTGGACAATTTTTTCAGCAATGCTGTGCAAGACTGCCAG GAGTCATGGCGCAGAACGGTCTGCGCCGGCGTCCAGCACGGCATCCCGATGCCCTGCTTCACCACGGCTCTGTCCTTCTACGACGGATACAGACACGACATGCTGCCTGCCAACCTGCTGCAG GCCCAGAGGGACTACTTTGGCGCTCACACATACGAGCTGCTTTCAAACCCCGGGCAGTACATCCACACCAACTGGACGGGCCACGGCGGAAacgtctcctcttcctcctacAACGCTTAA